In a genomic window of Magnetococcales bacterium:
- the queC gene encoding 7-cyano-7-deazaguanine synthase QueC, with the protein MGSPKKAVVLFSGGLDSTTCLFAAQKGGYAVHALTLRYGQRHLGEVGAAQDVAARLPVQQHLVLDVNLGAMGGSALTSQALTVPKNGLQADIPITYVPARNTIFLSLALGWAETLEARDIFIGVNAVDYSGYPDCRPEFIVAFERLANLATRAGVHGTTYRIHTPLLHLSKVAIIRQGLALGVDFARTRSCYDPDAEGRGCRLCDACRIRLTAFQEAGIPDPAPYQDPFPAPGP; encoded by the coding sequence ATGGGTTCCCCAAAAAAAGCGGTCGTCCTGTTCTCGGGTGGGCTTGATTCGACCACCTGCCTCTTCGCGGCCCAAAAAGGCGGTTACGCCGTACATGCCCTCACCTTGCGCTACGGCCAGCGGCATCTGGGAGAGGTGGGGGCCGCCCAGGATGTGGCCGCCCGGTTGCCCGTGCAGCAACACCTGGTTCTGGATGTCAACCTCGGAGCCATGGGCGGTTCGGCACTCACTTCCCAGGCGTTGACCGTACCCAAAAACGGTCTCCAGGCTGATATTCCGATCACCTATGTCCCCGCCCGCAACACCATTTTTTTGTCCCTCGCCCTGGGGTGGGCAGAAACGCTGGAGGCCCGGGACATCTTCATCGGCGTGAATGCCGTGGACTACTCCGGCTACCCGGATTGCCGTCCGGAGTTCATCGTCGCCTTCGAGCGTCTGGCCAACCTGGCCACCCGGGCCGGCGTTCACGGCACGACCTACCGCATTCATACGCCTCTGCTGCACCTCTCCAAGGTCGCCATCATTCGGCAGGGTTTGGCCCTGGGGGTGGATTTCGCCCGTACCCGCTCCTGTTATGACCCCGATGCGGAAGGGCGCGGCTGCCGGTTGTGCGACGCATGCCGCATTCGCCTGACGGCATTCCAGGAGGCGGGTATACCGGATCCGGCGCCCTACCAGGATCCCTTCCCAGCGCCCGGGCCGTGA
- the tilS gene encoding tRNA lysidine(34) synthetase TilS, with protein MPHSPDGIPGGGYTGSGALPGSLPSARAVSIDPVLSHLRKAITPLLTPGTALVVAVSGGPDSMALMHLLVRSGLTNQHPTVVAHFDHALRIDSATDADFVIQQARQLHLTTHVERWQHPPTTGNLLEQARQARYHFLLRIARHTDATAILTGHQQDDQAETFLERLLRGSGVRGLGAMAPVRPLEPFADTPIQLVRPLLALRRDRLRHWLQTHHLPWREDPGNLDQRRLRSRLRQQTLPSLATLTPDGDPVSRLAQTAERLRDADKALAWSWQRVRPELDLLSLEPGTLSLSFPHLITLPDEIIRRALVHCHTTITGDPFPPGARAMAGFLHHLHLNRPTWSMRMRGMTVLRQQERLIFVAT; from the coding sequence ATGCCGCATTCGCCTGACGGCATTCCAGGAGGCGGGTATACCGGATCCGGCGCCCTACCAGGATCCCTTCCCAGCGCCCGGGCCGTGAGCATCGACCCTGTCTTGAGTCACCTGCGCAAGGCGATCACGCCTCTGTTGACCCCCGGGACCGCCTTGGTGGTGGCCGTCTCGGGAGGACCGGACTCCATGGCCCTCATGCACCTGCTCGTGCGTTCGGGCCTGACCAACCAGCACCCCACCGTGGTGGCCCATTTTGATCACGCCTTGCGCATCGACTCCGCAACCGATGCCGACTTTGTCATCCAACAGGCCAGGCAACTCCACCTGACAACCCATGTCGAACGGTGGCAACACCCCCCCACGACAGGCAACCTTCTGGAGCAGGCCCGGCAGGCGCGTTATCACTTTTTGCTGCGTATCGCCCGACATACGGACGCCACGGCCATATTGACCGGCCACCAACAAGATGACCAGGCCGAGACCTTTCTGGAGAGATTGTTGCGGGGCAGTGGTGTTCGGGGACTGGGCGCCATGGCCCCCGTGCGCCCCCTGGAACCTTTTGCCGATACTCCCATTCAACTGGTGCGGCCTCTGCTGGCCCTGCGCCGGGACCGCCTGCGCCACTGGTTGCAAACACACCACCTGCCGTGGCGGGAAGATCCCGGCAACCTGGATCAGCGCCGTTTGCGCAGCCGCCTGCGTCAACAAACCCTCCCCTCCCTGGCCACGCTCACCCCGGACGGGGATCCCGTTTCCCGGCTGGCCCAGACAGCAGAGCGTCTGCGGGACGCCGACAAGGCGCTGGCATGGAGCTGGCAACGGGTACGCCCCGAACTCGACCTGCTATCCCTGGAACCGGGTACCCTCTCCCTCTCCTTTCCCCACCTCATCACCCTGCCCGACGAAATCATCCGCCGCGCCTTGGTTCACTGTCATACCACCATCACCGGCGACCCCTTCCCTCCCGGCGCACGCGCCATGGCTGGATTTCTGCACCATCTCCACCTGAACCGACCAACATGGTCCATGCGTATGCGCGGCATGACTGTCCTGCGTCAACAAGAAAGGCTGATTTTTGTGGCAACGTAA